Proteins encoded in a region of the Nicotiana tomentosiformis chromosome 9, ASM39032v3, whole genome shotgun sequence genome:
- the LOC104085436 gene encoding CBS domain-containing protein CBSX5-like, whose translation MAVSFLNREVSDLCLGKPALRPIIPATATLAEAISVLKRIGETYVSVWKVLEEDDYSVECRCIGKVSMVDVICYLCKEESLIDSSKVLEVPVSKILTKGDNIVRHLEPNSSLLEAIDHILEGTQNLVIPIHNYTNSRRKPLSKSSSLKSTHHNGVEYCWITQEDVVRLLLNSIGVFSPMPTFSIESLNIIDHNILTVPYHDPAISALDSIALAHIEQTAVAVVDDDNRLIGEISPSTLAYCDESVAAAITTLSAGDLMAYIDYGGPPEDLVELVKMRLQEKKLGLMLELMDKEFSVSSSSSSASSCSSDDESGSSRNGSGRYSSARRSEAITCYPGSSLVAVLIQALAHRASFIWVIDEDQNLVGVVTFKGILKVFRGFANTRCKPERENLSTH comes from the exons atggCAGTAAGTTTTCTAAATCGGGAGGTATCAGATTTATGCCTTGGAAAACCGGCATTACGGCCTATAATTCCGGCGACCGCCACGTTAGCGGAGGCGATATCGGTTTTGAAGAGAATCGGTGAGACTTATGTAAGCGTGTGGAAGGTTCTAGAAGAAGATGATTATTCTGTTGAATGCCGCTGTATAGGGAAGGTTTCAATGGTGGATGTGATTTGCTATTTATGTAAAGAGGAAAGTTTAATTGATTCTTCTAAGGTACTTGAGGTTCCTGTATCTAAGATTTTGACTAAAGGGGATAATATTGTTAGGCATTTGGAGCCCAATTCCAG CTTGCTGGAAGCTATAGATCACATTCTTGAAGGTACACAGAACCTTGTTATACCGATTCACAACTACACAAATTCAAGGAGAAAGCCTTTGAGTAAATCATCCTCTTTGAAATCCACACATCATAATGGAGTTGAATACTGTTGGATAACACAGGAAGACGTTGTCCGCTTACTTCTCAATTCCATTGGAGTGTTCTCCCCTATGCCAACTTTTTCAATTGAATCGCTCAACATCATCGATCACAACATCTTGACTGTTCCTTACCATGACCCTGCAATCTCTGCTTTGGATTCAATCGCTCTAGCACATATTGAACAAACAGCAGTTGCAGTTGTCGATGATGACAACAGACTAATCGGGGAAATCTCCCCCTCTACTCTTGCCTACTGCGATGAATCTGTTGCAGCAGCGATCACGACTCTTTCAGCTGGTGATCTTATGGCATACATTGATTATGGTGGTCCTCCAGAGGACTTGGTTGAATTGGTGAAAATGAGATTACAAGAGAAAAAACTTGGCCTGATGCTAGAATTGATGGACAAAGAGTTTTCAGTGTCGTCTTCATCATCTTCAGCTTCTAGTTGTTCTTCTGATGATGAGTCGGGGTCGAGTAGAAATGGTTCCGGGCGATATTCTTCAGCAAGAAGGTCAGAGGCGATCACGTGTTATCCCGGGAGTTCATTGGTGGCTGTGTTGATTCAAGCGCTTGCGCATCGTGCGAGTTTCATTTGGGTCATTGATGAGGATCAAAATTTGGTTGGAGTTGTAACTTTTAAAGGAATTTTGAAAGTTTTTAGGGGTTTTGCGAATACAAGGTGTAAACCTGAAAGGGAGAATTTATCAACTCACTAG